Sequence from the Streptomyces mobaraensis NBRC 13819 = DSM 40847 genome:
CCGCGCTCGCCCTGCGCACCACGGACGGCGGGGCCGTCGTCTTCTTCACCGCCCACCACCGCGAGAAGCGGACCATGGCCAAGGGCGTCCGTCCCGCCGTCACCGAGCAGCGGACGAAGTCCCTGCTGACCGGGCGGCTGTCGACGGCGATCACGTACACGCGGGTGTCGGAGTCGGCGGTGCGGGTGCCGGCGAAGGGGGCGGCGGGAGTGAAGGGGGCGACGGCGTCCCGGGTGCGGTTCCTGAACCGGATCGAGTCGCTGATCGCGGCGAAGGGCGAGTAGGGGCGAGTAGGGGCGCGGGCGAGTAAGCGCGAGCAGGGGTGAGGGGCGAGGGCGGGCGCCGGGGGATCCGGGCCCGGCCCGTCAGCGGTCCGGGCGGGGCCGGACAGGCCGGCGGTACGGCCCGGACGGGGCCGGCGGTACGGCCCGGACGGGGCCGGCGGTACGGCCGCCCGTTCAGCGGCCGATCGGCCAGGCCGCGTGGTGCTCGTGGTCCGGCCGGTCCCCCGCGTACTGCGCGCACGCGTCCGTCAGCGTCTCCAGCAGCGTCAGCGGATCCGGCAGCGGCCGTTCCGGTCCCAGCAGCCAGGCCACGTACGCGTCGTCGCCGGGGAGGCGGGAGGGCGGCAGGAGGACGTAGCTGCCGCGGCAGTGCCAGCGCAGGCCGGGGTGTTCGTCGAGGGTCTCGGGGTGGCAGTCGAGCTCGCAGGGCCACCACTCGTCCTCGTCGTCCGGGGTGCCGCGGGTGGCGGTGAAGAAGAGCATGCGGTCGGGGGCGACGGTGGCGACGGGCCCGACCTCGACGCCGGCGGCCGTGAGCCGGTCCAGCGCCTTGCGGCCGGCCTCGGCGGGGACGTCCAGGACGTCGTGGGCCATGCCGGTGGCGGTGACGAAGTTGGCCTCGGGCTGGGCCCGGAGCCATTTGGCGACCTTCTCCGGGTCGGTGGTGGCGAGGGTCTGCCAGGCGAAGGAGACGGGGTGCCGGCCCGGGGTGGGACAGCCGATGCGTTCGCACGAACACCCGTAGCCGGAGGGGTGGGCGGCCGGGGCCAGGGGGAACCCCGCGGCGGCCGCGGCCAGGAGCAGTTCCTCGCGGGCGGCACCGGTGGCCGCCCCCGCACCCGTATCGCCGCCCGCTCCGCTCCTGGGGCGGCGCAGCCACTGGGAGAATCTGCTCTTGCGTTCCATCTATCCCCTCACTTCGACCGCGGTCTCCGGTCAATGCTGCCACCATCCGGCGCCCGGCGTGACCGTCGGGCGCATCCGAGGGTGTGACACCTACCGCTCCGGCGGCCGGGCCGGGGCGCCGAGGGGCGTCGGCGGGGCCCGGCGGGCGGGATTCAGCGGGGGGTGAGCCCCCGCAGGGTGATCTCGACGACGCTGTCGGCGTAGGCGTGGGTGAGGGGCTGGGTGCGCAGCATCCAGCGGTGGGCGAGCGGGCCGACGAGCAGTTCGAGGGCGATGCGCGGGTCCACGTCCGGGTCGGCCTGCCCGGCCTCCTGGGCGGCGCGCAGCCGGGTGACGTAGAGCTGGAGCTGCGGTTCGAGCACCGCCCGGGTGAACTGGGCGCAGAGGTCCGGGTTGGCGATGCTCTCGGCGGCGAGGGCGCGTGAAGGGGCGTCGTAGCGCGGGCTGTTGAGTTCGTCGACGGTGGCGCGGAGGACGGTCTTGAGGTCGGCTTCCAGGTCGCCCGTGTCGGGCAGTTCGTGGTGCCCCTCGGCGGCGTCCTCGCCGAGGGCGACGAAGGCGTCCAGGAGGACGGCGGCCTTGGAGGGCCACCAGCGGTAGATCGTCTGCTTGCCGACGCCGGCCCGGGCGGCGATGGCCTCGATGGTGAGCCGCTGGTAGCCGGTCTCGCCGGTGAGTTCGAGGGCGGCTTCCAGGATCGCGCGACGGGAACGCTCGCTGCGGCGGTTGGCGTCGGGCGGGGTCTTGGTGGTGGCCATGGGGGCAGGGTAGCGGTTCGACGAGGCGAGACGTTCCGTCTCGTTGGGGGTTGACGGGGCGGGGTGGCGCGTGGCGTAATAACGGAGTCGTCGCGAGACGGAACGTCTCGTCTCGCAGAAACGGCGCCCAAGGACCGAAGACCGACGGAAGGAGCCCCCATGACCCGGGGAAACGGCAGGATGCTCGGTGTGGGCGGGACCCGCAGCAATCTCTCGCGCAAGGCACTGCGCGGCAACGCGTCCGGCGGGGCCGGCCGGGGCACCGACCCGCTCGCGCAGAAGCGGGAACTGCTGCGCGCGTTGCGGGAAGGAAGGAGCGGTACCACGGGGGCATGAAGGGCCGTGCGTAAACCACCCGTACGGTTCATGCGCGAACAGCGCCCAGCGTGGACGATTTGGGCACGTACGCTCGCCGCGTACGTGCCCAACACCACCGTGAGGAGCGCGACTTGCGTACCGCAGCACCACGGGCGGCGAGTCCCCGCCGTTATCTGATGTGCCCGCCCACCCACTTCAAGGTCACCTACTCGATCAACCCGTGGATGGACCCGGCCAAACCGGTCGATCTGCCGCTCGCCCTCACGCAGTGGGAAACCCTCCGCGACCGCTACCGGGCCCTCGGTCACACCGTGGAGGAGCTCGAACCCCGCCCGGAACTCCCCGACATGGTGTACGCGGCGAACGGCGCCACCGTCGTCGACGGCCGTGTCCTCGGCGCCCGCTTCGCCCACCCGCAGCGCGCGGCGGAGGCGGCGGTGCACGTGGAGTGGTTCCGCTCGCACGGCTACCCGGTGGTCCGCGAGCCCGAGCACATCAACGAGGGCGAGGGCGACTTCGCCGTCACCGACTCCTGGCTGCTCGCCGGCCGGGGCTTCCGCAGCAGTCCGCTGTCGCACCCCGAGGCCCAGGAGTTCTTCGGCCGTCCCGTCATCGGCCTGGACCTGATCGACCCCCGCTACTACCACCTCGACACGGCCCTGTGCGTCCTCGACGCGGCCACCGACGAGATCATGTACTACCCCGGCGCCTTCTCCCCCGGCAGCCGGGCCGTCCTGGAACGCCTCTTCCCCGACGCGCTCGTCGCCGACGCGGAGGACGCGGCGGCACTCGGCCTCAACGCGGTCAGCGACGGCCGCCACGTCCTCCTCCCCCAGGCGGCCGTCGGCCTCTTCGGCCCCCTGCGGGAACGCGGCTTCGAGCCGATCGGAATGGACCTGGGCGAGCTGCTGAAGGGGGGCGGCAGCGTGAAGTGCTGCACGCAGGAGTTGCGTTGAGGGGTGGGGGTGAGGTGGGGGGCGGTTTGGGGGCTGGGCGCCGCCGGGGCCGGGGCCAGGCCGGAAGGCCGGGTGCCGGGCCGCCCGGGGTGGCGGCGCGCCCCGGCGGGGTCGGCGGTCGCCGCCGACCCCCGTCGCCGGTCCCCGTCGTCACTCCTCGTCGCCCTCCGGCGGCCACGCGTCGCCCCAGTCCGTGTCGCGGGCGGCGCGGTAGAGGTCGCCGTGGCGCTTGGTGACCGTCTCGCGGCGCAGCCCGTCGTCGCGGGTGCACAGTTCCAGGAGGACCTGGCCCTTGCGGATCTGCGGGCGGCGTACGACGCGGGCGCGGGCGGCGGGGAGGCCGTCCGTGCCGCCCGTGGTCCGCACGGCCGCGACGTACGAGAACTTCTCGTCCTCGTACGCCAGCGAGCCGCCCTTGACCTGCCGGTGCAGGGAGGACCTGCTGACGCGGGCCGAGAAGTGGCACCAGTCCGCGCCCGGCTCTATCGGGCAGGCGGCGCTGTGCGGGCAGGGGGCGACGACCTCGAAGCCCGCCGCGATCAGCCGGTCGCGGGCCTCGATCACCCGGCGGTAGCCCTCCGGGGTGCCCGGTTCGACGATCACGGCGGCGCGGGCACGGGCGGCCTGGTCGACGACGGAACGCCGGGCGTCGTCGGTGAGTTCGCCGAGAACATACGAGACGGTGACGAGGTCGGTGCCGTCGGGGACGGCCGGGCCGCCGCCGATGACCTGCCGCTGCCAGCGCGCGGCGCGCAGCGCGGGCGAGGCGGCGGTGCCGGCGAGTTCGGCGCCCAAGGCGAGGGCGGGTTCCGCCCAGTCCAGGACGGTGGTCGTCCGCTCGCCCTCCGGCCAGGCCGCCGCGACGGCCCAGGTCGCCGCGCCCGTACCGCCGCCGAGGTCCACGTGCGAGCCGGGCGACCAGTCGGGCAGCCGGTCCCGGAACGCCTCCAGCGCGTGCCGGACGGCCTCGAAGGTCGCGGGCATGCGGTAGGCGGCGTAGGCGGCGACGTCGGAACGGTCGCGCAGGACCGGCGCGTCGGTCGGGGTCCGCCCCCGGTAGTTGGCGATCAGCCGCTCGACGGCCCGGGCGGCCTGCCGGGGCGGCAGACCGTCGAGCAGTCCGGCGAGCGCGGCGCGGAGGTTCTCGCCGGTCGGCGGCGTGTTCTCGGGGGCGTGCATTGGGTGGATTTTACGGGGTGGACGAGGACGGAACGGCGCTGCCCGCGCCACCGGCGCCCGGCCGTTCCCAGGGCGCGCAGCCGAGAGCGCGTACCCCGGCACTCGAACGCGGCCGACCCGCGCGACTCGGACGACCGGGCCACTACTCCGCGAGCCCGTCACCCGCCGAGCCGGTCGTACCCACCCTGTCCGCGCCCCCGCGCGGGCCGCGCCGCCGACACAGCAGGACGAAGCTGAGCACCGCCGCCACCGCGCAGGTGAGCTGGACGGCGGCCATCGGGACGGCCGTGTGCTCGCCGGCGATGCCGACGAGCGGGGAGGCGACGGCGCCGAGCAGATAGGTGGAGGTGCCGAGCAGGGCCGAGGCGGAGCCGGCCGCGTTGCCGGAGCGCATCAGGGCCTGGGCGTTGGTGTTGGGCATGGCCAGGCCCATGGCGGCCATCAGGACGAAAAGCCCGGTGGCGACCGCGGCCAGCCCCGGCTTGCCGAGGACGCCCGTCGTCATCACCAGCAGGGCCGCCGCGGCCAGGGTGATCACGGCGAGGCCCCAGCCGAGGGCCTTGTCCAGGCTGACGCGCCCGACCAGCACCTTGCCGTTGATCTGGCCGACGAGGACCAGGCCGACGGAGTTGAGGCCGAACAGCAGGCTGAACGTCTGCGGCGAGGCGCCGTAGATGTCCTGGACGACGAACGGCGACGCCGAGATGTAGGAGAAGAGGGCGGCGAAGGCGAAACCGCCGGAGAGCATGTAGCCGGTGAAGGCGCGGTCCGCGAGCAGGCCGCGCATCGCGCGCAGCGTCCCGCCGAGGCCGCCGGACTGCCGGCGGCCGGGCGGCAGGGTCTCGTCGAGGTAGCGGTACACGAGGAACGTCAGGGCGAGGCCGACGCCGGTGAGCACCACGAAGACGCCGCGCCAGTCCGTGAAGCGCAGCAGCTGCCCCCCGATGAGCGGTGCGACGACGGGGGCCACGCCCGATATCAGCATCAGGGTGGAGAAGAAACGGGCCATGGCCACGCCGTCGTACAGGTCGCGGACCACGGCGCGCGCGATCACGATGCCCGCCGCGCCGGCCAGCCCCTGGACCAGGCGGAACGCGATGAGCATGGGCGCGTTGGGGGCGACCGCGCAGAGGACGGTGGCGACGACGTAGAGGGCCATGCCGACGAGCAGCGGCCGGCGGCGGCCCCACTTGTCGCTCATCGGGCCGACGACGAGCTGGCCCAGCGCCATGCCCATGAGGCAGCCGGTGAGGGTGAGCTGGACGGTGGCCGCGGGACTTCTCAGGGAGTCCGTCACCTCGGGGAGCGCCGGCAGGTACATGTCCATGGACAGCGGGGCCACGGCCGTGAGCCCGCCCAGGGCGAGGGTGACGAACAGCCGGTTCCGACGGCCGGGCGGCGCCCCGGCCGGGGAGGATATGTGCCGGTCGGACGGGGCGCCCCCGGGCGCTTGGGCCGCGGCG
This genomic interval carries:
- a CDS encoding bifunctional DNA primase/polymerase — translated: MERKSRFSQWLRRPRSGAGGDTGAGAATGAAREELLLAAAAAGFPLAPAAHPSGYGCSCERIGCPTPGRHPVSFAWQTLATTDPEKVAKWLRAQPEANFVTATGMAHDVLDVPAEAGRKALDRLTAAGVEVGPVATVAPDRMLFFTATRGTPDDEDEWWPCELDCHPETLDEHPGLRWHCRGSYVLLPPSRLPGDDAYVAWLLGPERPLPDPLTLLETLTDACAQYAGDRPDHEHHAAWPIGR
- a CDS encoding TetR/AcrR family transcriptional regulator gives rise to the protein MATTKTPPDANRRSERSRRAILEAALELTGETGYQRLTIEAIAARAGVGKQTIYRWWPSKAAVLLDAFVALGEDAAEGHHELPDTGDLEADLKTVLRATVDELNSPRYDAPSRALAAESIANPDLCAQFTRAVLEPQLQLYVTRLRAAQEAGQADPDVDPRIALELLVGPLAHRWMLRTQPLTHAYADSVVEITLRGLTPR
- a CDS encoding DUF6243 family protein gives rise to the protein MTRGNGRMLGVGGTRSNLSRKALRGNASGGAGRGTDPLAQKRELLRALREGRSGTTGA
- the ddaH gene encoding dimethylargininase, with the protein product MCPPTHFKVTYSINPWMDPAKPVDLPLALTQWETLRDRYRALGHTVEELEPRPELPDMVYAANGATVVDGRVLGARFAHPQRAAEAAVHVEWFRSHGYPVVREPEHINEGEGDFAVTDSWLLAGRGFRSSPLSHPEAQEFFGRPVIGLDLIDPRYYHLDTALCVLDAATDEIMYYPGAFSPGSRAVLERLFPDALVADAEDAAALGLNAVSDGRHVLLPQAAVGLFGPLRERGFEPIGMDLGELLKGGGSVKCCTQELR
- a CDS encoding small ribosomal subunit Rsm22 family protein, which translates into the protein MHAPENTPPTGENLRAALAGLLDGLPPRQAARAVERLIANYRGRTPTDAPVLRDRSDVAAYAAYRMPATFEAVRHALEAFRDRLPDWSPGSHVDLGGGTGAATWAVAAAWPEGERTTTVLDWAEPALALGAELAGTAASPALRAARWQRQVIGGGPAVPDGTDLVTVSYVLGELTDDARRSVVDQAARARAAVIVEPGTPEGYRRVIEARDRLIAAGFEVVAPCPHSAACPIEPGADWCHFSARVSRSSLHRQVKGGSLAYEDEKFSYVAAVRTTGGTDGLPAARARVVRRPQIRKGQVLLELCTRDDGLRRETVTKRHGDLYRAARDTDWGDAWPPEGDEE
- a CDS encoding multidrug effflux MFS transporter encodes the protein MKEPAPAAAQAPGGAPSDRHISSPAGAPPGRRNRLFVTLALGGLTAVAPLSMDMYLPALPEVTDSLRSPAATVQLTLTGCLMGMALGQLVVGPMSDKWGRRRPLLVGMALYVVATVLCAVAPNAPMLIAFRLVQGLAGAAGIVIARAVVRDLYDGVAMARFFSTLMLISGVAPVVAPLIGGQLLRFTDWRGVFVVLTGVGLALTFLVYRYLDETLPPGRRQSGGLGGTLRAMRGLLADRAFTGYMLSGGFAFAALFSYISASPFVVQDIYGASPQTFSLLFGLNSVGLVLVGQINGKVLVGRVSLDKALGWGLAVITLAAAALLVMTTGVLGKPGLAAVATGLFVLMAAMGLAMPNTNAQALMRSGNAAGSASALLGTSTYLLGAVASPLVGIAGEHTAVPMAAVQLTCAVAAVLSFVLLCRRRGPRGGADRVGTTGSAGDGLAE